The region ATTGACTATAATCCAAAAAACTCGCTAAACAATCATCGCTAATGAGCTGCACCTGGTCTATAGCCTAACCGAAAACCAAATTATTCTAGTCATTACTATAATTTGTAAAATGGCAGAATCAATCAATATGAAATAAACAAGGAATGCTTGTTTATATAACGCTAAAGATGAAgggatagaatctatccggatagaactATTAATACTATAATTAATGATGTAGAAAAGACTAATCTACCCTATTTGAAACATCATcataataattgttatttttgcgTAACTTAAAACAGCAATTTATGTGCCAATTTAATGGGTTGATTTTCCCACTCCAACCATTCATAAATACACtccatatatttataattagacTAATATGTCCTTCACCAGTTTATATTAATCTAAAAATGTACAGGACCTAAACAACCATttctaaatttcatttttattataacaGTGGTTCTTATTTTATGCTAAAAAATTATACGTTATAGGAgtattaacaatttaaatttttctttattttatttatggtcttctttcttatatttttaaaaggttcATAACATctacttaaaatttataaatttatttttaaaaaaatactaacatatatatacttttatctatataaaattttataaaaatggttGGTTGAGTTTTACATaacattaaaatgaaaaaaaatcatgcTAAttgtattaatattattataaattaattatctattCAGTGACTTACTGGATGTTTCCAAAATAAAATGGTACTCTCGGATCGGGTGAATTCAATAATAGACGATTGTTGGCATTTTAGCCTTCCTTCTCCTTTCAGGGTCTATCTGAATGAGAATTCAATACTTCTTGGTCGGTGGATTGTTAGTGTGGacgatttgaaaaatataattggaAGATATATATGGTTAGGTTCCATTTGTCTATTGGGTGGAATATGGCATATCTTAACCAAACCCTTTGCATGGGCTCGCCGTGCACTTGTATGGTCTGAGGAGGCTTACTTGTCTTATAGCTTACATGCTTTAACTGTTTTTGGTTTCATTGATTGTTGATTTGTCTGGTTCAATAATACCGCTTATCCTAATGAGTTTTAGGGGCCTGCTGGCACAGAAGCTTCTAAAGCTCAAGCTCCATGTTTTAAAAATACGGTTAACCAACATGTTAACTAATCAATTACGATAAATTGAATCGGATTTTGCAGTTTTTTCTTCTGCTGTACTTTACTTTGTTTtctcaattaattttaaaaatatacattttaaaatccATTGTACTACAAATCCACTTTTTAATAGCAACGagaataaaatttcaataattgaGATAGAATATTTATGttcaaattaatttcaaaaattaataccattgtaataatttaaatactaaatttgatagaactattatttttatgtcattttttattgaaatgacCCTTGAATTtaattggcttaaatatttaatcttTATAGTAATAAAATCATCTAATTTATAGTTCTATTGAAAgttaaaaatacgaaataacgTAAAATGTAACGTTACAAAATCGGAGTGCCATTgaagaaaaaaagtaaaaatcgGTAGTTTTTCAGCTTGATAGACATTTTAAAACTATAGTAAATTAACTCAAACATTAATCTAAATAAAGTTAAAGTTAATAATtagctataaaaataaaatgttaatatgattttgagataaaatcagaaatgttatgaaactttaggaataaatatataattatgaaaACGTCGATTTTTAAGTTATATAATTATAGTTGGATCCATTCTTTTTGAGCTAAAAATAGaactaatcaaaataaatttagcatatttgatataaatataatataattattgagCATTTAATGATATTGATCCATAATTTATAGTAAGTAGTACTCCATGGTAAATAATTTGTTAAAtctactaaaaataattttaataatttagttggaaaattttaattttttttaagatttttatctaaattattaaaagtaaaatttagtaaatcaatttataagaaaattatcaaaaataaataaatttatacaaatgaaataatatagttttttaattagaattaataccATCAgtctattttttataaaagacttgtttttattaaaaaaaaaaagatagattcTAAATCGGTAAAGAGACACAAAATTTATAGTAGGGCATGTAAAATGCACTATGCTCAACTCACAATAAATAAGGAACAAAAAACGATGGTGCAGAAATCAGAATCCAATTATCTCCATTAATGTCTCAATGCATATACTCTATAAGGGCATAATAGTAAACGTAATCACCAATTAATGTAAAAAGGGCTGTTTGCTGGTCTATTTTATCCTTTTTgtccggatagattctatcctATTATCACTATTCTTTATATAAATACAGTCggccctctaatagttaatattctataaattaataattctattaattaatagaaaattaagagaatcaacttcgttccacgtcggataattaataattctattatttaataattaataaaatttaaaatatattttacatgaatattaattattagagagatttttttaagaaaatatataacaatttatgatttatttgaggcaatattaaccttaattcataaagtggaagttaaaataccatcagattatgactttcttatttttttgagaaattttaaaagaaattattagataaacaaattaaagtaagtaaagtatctctggtataaaaaatattaaaaattattttactttattcatacaactttttaataattattttttgttttgatatcaattgatattttttaaattaaatataaaattatttcttttaaattgtgtgtttgtaaagtgtatttagttagtttttttataatataatattaccattaggtctattaatatagatgctttaaaatatcttttataaatttttttatacaaattctataaattaataattctaataattaataaatttttgatccaccatgtgtattaattatcagagggtcgactgtacaattaaaacgataaaatacgAATTAGGGTAATATTGACAAGTTTTTAATGTCAAGATAAGatcaaaaagaaattataaGGTCAGAGTTTTTTTATGGTATTAGACATATAAAATATTGTGATGTTGTccactatttataaatttacgtATTCTTATTTCtattagataaatattttattgaggaaaataatttttttaaaaaacatttatatatacatatatgcttttaaaatatgaatatattcttaaataaaatatcttatatacacacaaatatatttataattataattataatttacaaaaatatatatcatttataaacaGATTAATCGGTTAAccgtgatttaattttaaaattttaaatcctaaacctaaaccattaaccataaaattttaaaattactctCTCTGTCCTGTAAATATGGAAAGAGtaggttctttttttttttctcacaaagataaaaaaaatagtgttgatgagatataatattattaatatacttttaaaatattaattaaataatagtttCAATATATGAGTTATACATCTAAAATTATATTGGTTATTTGTATAGTAATAATGTTGGTTTGTGTGAATCACTAGTTGATTATAATTTAGTTCAAAAATTCGAAAGgacaaataacaaaaattattataaatcaccaataattaaccatttttttaattgttgagAACAGTTTATCTAGtttatctttacgggacggaaagagtacaatttaaacACAATCTCAAACCGATtaaaattttccatttaaattgtTCAGTTTTCGTTCTATTAATTGGTTTTTTTTATCCCTCTATATATCACTACAAATTAAAGGTCTTTTATAATATCCTTTTTAtccctttttatttattgttttttaacagtttttttattcattattgTGCATCTgttgtattatttaaaattaatttctaaacatccataaataatatacttttcattaattattgttatttaatatttctgtGTCATATTAGTACACatattcacttttttttattgaatatatattgactgatttatcattcttttatatttcttttagtGGTCtccatatatttttcaaaacatgCGTAAAGATAGACGATTTGTAAAAGTTCAgtccataaataaaaataaataaaaaatataagatagTTTTCAATAATTAAGCACATTCTATatgttataatattaattttaataattaaaaatgtaagTTAAACCAATTGAACCGGCTTCGTAAAACTGGTTTAATTTCTGGCCCCATCCTATAAACATTGCATGAAGAGCGTCCACATGTGCAAGCAGAGTTAACTAGTTGCAATGCCAGGTCATCCAACAATGTTATCCTACGTGGCAAGTATTAGGTTTTGACCCATCTTCCTGGGTCCCACAccattaaataaagaaaaaaaaacaaacactttTGTCTCGTCTCGCTATCCATTAATATAAAAACCCACCACCTTCACCTCCATCTACGCCAACCAAAgaaacaacaaaacaaaaatcaaaatggGTAACTGCATACACCGTGAATCCTCCACCCAATGGGGCGGCGACGACTGGGGATCATCACCGGCGCCGCCGTCAGACAACATAGAAGGTCAGCTTCTCGGAGATCTTAACAGAGACTTCACAAAATCTCCATCTGCAGCTACTAAGACATCGAATAAAGAAATAAAGATCAAAATTACGAAGAAACAGCTGGAGGAATTGTTGGGTAGAATTGATACGGAAGAATTATCGATAGAACAAGTTTTAGGTCAGTTGATTAGTGTTAGTAATCAATCGTTTAATGCGCATCAAAGATCATGGAGGCCTAATTTGCAGAGTATTCCTGAGTGCGATTTATTAATTAGCTAATGgtgtttaataaatatttagaaTGTTTTCTGGTAGATCCATGAATTTTCAGAAATTCAATTGT is a window of Mercurialis annua linkage group LG2, ddMerAnnu1.2, whole genome shotgun sequence DNA encoding:
- the LOC126668127 gene encoding uncharacterized protein LOC126668127; protein product: MGNCIHRESSTQWGGDDWGSSPAPPSDNIEGQLLGDLNRDFTKSPSAATKTSNKEIKIKITKKQLEELLGRIDTEELSIEQVLGQLISVSNQSFNAHQRSWRPNLQSIPESMNFQKFNCDAKLSKEERHLGVQHLSSNRLIKTISYFIFLFL